The Nicotiana tabacum cultivar K326 chromosome 14, ASM71507v2, whole genome shotgun sequence genome contains a region encoding:
- the LOC107824470 gene encoding transcription factor GTE1 isoform X2 has protein sequence MENANGSVPDIPIQERNEKENADSVENFSQRVDEMGGKVDQLEQRLNDVEHFYSNTSKKQSNTPRGSSILKDKEKQISSFRRRQQDASRREAAGARRMQELVRQFGTILRQITQHKWAEPFMEPVDVEGLGLHDYYEVIEKPMDFSTIKRKMEAKDGSGYKHVREICADVRLIFKNAMKYNEERHDVHVMAKTLLGKFEEKWLQLLPKVDEEEKRRKEEEAEVQQDMQLAQEAAHAKMAKDLSIELDEVDMQLEELREMVLQKCRKMSTEDKKKLGNALTRLSPEDLNKALLIVAQSDPTFQATATEVELDMNAQSESTLWKLKFFVQDVLHAQGKSPASIVPNNINNNNLLNNNKRRREICDALAKSSQKRSKKPS, from the exons ATGGAGAACGCAAATGGCTCGGTTCCTGACATCCCAATACAGGAGCGTAATGAGAAAGAAAATGCTGATTCTGTTGAAAATTTCAGCCAACGTGTTGATGAAATGGGGGGGAAGGTTGATCAG CTTGAGCAGAGACTGAATGATGTTGAGCATTTCTATTCCAATACTAGTAAAAAGCAATCAAACACGCCAAGAGGTAGCTCTATTCTGAAAGACAAAGAGAAACAGATTTCTAGCTTTAGAAGGCGGCAGCAGGATGCATCACGTAGAGAAGCAGCTGGTGCTAGGAGAATGCAAGAACTTGTGCGCCAATTCGGCACTATATTACGTCAG ATCACTCAGCACAAGTGGGCAGAACCTTTTATGGAACCTGTGGATGTTGAGGGTCTTGGATTGCATGATTACTATGAG GTTATTGAGAAGCCCATGGACTTCAGTACTatcaaaagaaaaatggaagCAAAGGATGGTTCTGGCTATAAGCATGTCCGGGAGATATGTGCAGACGTTAGGCTAATATTTAAGAATGCAATGAAATACAATGAGGAAAGGCATGACGTTCATGTAATGGCCAAAACCTTATTGGGCAAATTTGAGGAGAAGTGGTTGCAGCTTTTGCCAAAAGTTGATGAAGAG GAAAAACGGCGAAAGGAAGAGGAAGCGGAAGTCCAGCAGGATATGCAGCTCGCTCAGGAGGCTGCTCATGCCAAAATGGCTAAAGATTTGAGTATTGAG CTTGACGAGGTAGACATGCAACTAGAAGAACTCAGGGAAATGGTGCTTCAGAAATGCAG AAAGATGTCTACGGAAGACAAGAAAAAACTAGGGAATGCGCTCACAAGGCTGTCTCCTGAAGATCTTAATAAGGCACTGTTGATTGTGGCACAGAGTGATCCTACTTTCCAAGCGACAGCAACAGAAGTGGAGCTTGACATGAATGCTCAG AGTGAGTCCACATTATGGAAGTTGAAATTCTTCGTACAGGACGTGCTACATGCACAGGGAAAGAGCCCAGCGAGCATcgtaccaaacaacatcaataacaataATCTCCTAAACAACAACAAACGCAGAAGAGAAATTTGCGATGCACTCGCCAAATCTTCCCAAAAAAGGAGTAAAAAGCCATCCTGA
- the LOC107824470 gene encoding transcription factor GTE1 isoform X1, producing the protein MARFLTSQYRSVMRKKMLILLKISANVLMKWGGRLIRIQLLFRCNLVTSLLHQQLEQRLNDVEHFYSNTSKKQSNTPRGSSILKDKEKQISSFRRRQQDASRREAAGARRMQELVRQFGTILRQITQHKWAEPFMEPVDVEGLGLHDYYEVIEKPMDFSTIKRKMEAKDGSGYKHVREICADVRLIFKNAMKYNEERHDVHVMAKTLLGKFEEKWLQLLPKVDEEEKRRKEEEAEVQQDMQLAQEAAHAKMAKDLSIELDEVDMQLEELREMVLQKCRKMSTEDKKKLGNALTRLSPEDLNKALLIVAQSDPTFQATATEVELDMNAQSESTLWKLKFFVQDVLHAQGKSPASIVPNNINNNNLLNNNKRRREICDALAKSSQKRSKKPS; encoded by the exons ATGGCTCGGTTCCTGACATCCCAATACAGGAGCGTAATGAGAAAGAAAATGCTGATTCTGTTGAAAATTTCAGCCAACGTGTTGATGAAATGGGGGGGAAGGTTGATCAG AATACAATTGCTGTTTAGATGTAATCTGGTCACAAGTTTGTTACATCAACAGCTTGAGCAGAGACTGAATGATGTTGAGCATTTCTATTCCAATACTAGTAAAAAGCAATCAAACACGCCAAGAGGTAGCTCTATTCTGAAAGACAAAGAGAAACAGATTTCTAGCTTTAGAAGGCGGCAGCAGGATGCATCACGTAGAGAAGCAGCTGGTGCTAGGAGAATGCAAGAACTTGTGCGCCAATTCGGCACTATATTACGTCAG ATCACTCAGCACAAGTGGGCAGAACCTTTTATGGAACCTGTGGATGTTGAGGGTCTTGGATTGCATGATTACTATGAG GTTATTGAGAAGCCCATGGACTTCAGTACTatcaaaagaaaaatggaagCAAAGGATGGTTCTGGCTATAAGCATGTCCGGGAGATATGTGCAGACGTTAGGCTAATATTTAAGAATGCAATGAAATACAATGAGGAAAGGCATGACGTTCATGTAATGGCCAAAACCTTATTGGGCAAATTTGAGGAGAAGTGGTTGCAGCTTTTGCCAAAAGTTGATGAAGAG GAAAAACGGCGAAAGGAAGAGGAAGCGGAAGTCCAGCAGGATATGCAGCTCGCTCAGGAGGCTGCTCATGCCAAAATGGCTAAAGATTTGAGTATTGAG CTTGACGAGGTAGACATGCAACTAGAAGAACTCAGGGAAATGGTGCTTCAGAAATGCAG AAAGATGTCTACGGAAGACAAGAAAAAACTAGGGAATGCGCTCACAAGGCTGTCTCCTGAAGATCTTAATAAGGCACTGTTGATTGTGGCACAGAGTGATCCTACTTTCCAAGCGACAGCAACAGAAGTGGAGCTTGACATGAATGCTCAG AGTGAGTCCACATTATGGAAGTTGAAATTCTTCGTACAGGACGTGCTACATGCACAGGGAAAGAGCCCAGCGAGCATcgtaccaaacaacatcaataacaataATCTCCTAAACAACAACAAACGCAGAAGAGAAATTTGCGATGCACTCGCCAAATCTTCCCAAAAAAGGAGTAAAAAGCCATCCTGA
- the LOC107824470 gene encoding transcription factor GTE1 isoform X3, whose amino-acid sequence MARFLTSQYRSVMRKKMLILLKISANVLMKWGGRLISKKQSNTPRGSSILKDKEKQISSFRRRQQDASRREAAGARRMQELVRQFGTILRQITQHKWAEPFMEPVDVEGLGLHDYYEVIEKPMDFSTIKRKMEAKDGSGYKHVREICADVRLIFKNAMKYNEERHDVHVMAKTLLGKFEEKWLQLLPKVDEEEKRRKEEEAEVQQDMQLAQEAAHAKMAKDLSIELDEVDMQLEELREMVLQKCRKMSTEDKKKLGNALTRLSPEDLNKALLIVAQSDPTFQATATEVELDMNAQSESTLWKLKFFVQDVLHAQGKSPASIVPNNINNNNLLNNNKRRREICDALAKSSQKRSKKPS is encoded by the exons ATGGCTCGGTTCCTGACATCCCAATACAGGAGCGTAATGAGAAAGAAAATGCTGATTCTGTTGAAAATTTCAGCCAACGTGTTGATGAAATGGGGGGGAAGGTTGATCAG TAAAAAGCAATCAAACACGCCAAGAGGTAGCTCTATTCTGAAAGACAAAGAGAAACAGATTTCTAGCTTTAGAAGGCGGCAGCAGGATGCATCACGTAGAGAAGCAGCTGGTGCTAGGAGAATGCAAGAACTTGTGCGCCAATTCGGCACTATATTACGTCAG ATCACTCAGCACAAGTGGGCAGAACCTTTTATGGAACCTGTGGATGTTGAGGGTCTTGGATTGCATGATTACTATGAG GTTATTGAGAAGCCCATGGACTTCAGTACTatcaaaagaaaaatggaagCAAAGGATGGTTCTGGCTATAAGCATGTCCGGGAGATATGTGCAGACGTTAGGCTAATATTTAAGAATGCAATGAAATACAATGAGGAAAGGCATGACGTTCATGTAATGGCCAAAACCTTATTGGGCAAATTTGAGGAGAAGTGGTTGCAGCTTTTGCCAAAAGTTGATGAAGAG GAAAAACGGCGAAAGGAAGAGGAAGCGGAAGTCCAGCAGGATATGCAGCTCGCTCAGGAGGCTGCTCATGCCAAAATGGCTAAAGATTTGAGTATTGAG CTTGACGAGGTAGACATGCAACTAGAAGAACTCAGGGAAATGGTGCTTCAGAAATGCAG AAAGATGTCTACGGAAGACAAGAAAAAACTAGGGAATGCGCTCACAAGGCTGTCTCCTGAAGATCTTAATAAGGCACTGTTGATTGTGGCACAGAGTGATCCTACTTTCCAAGCGACAGCAACAGAAGTGGAGCTTGACATGAATGCTCAG AGTGAGTCCACATTATGGAAGTTGAAATTCTTCGTACAGGACGTGCTACATGCACAGGGAAAGAGCCCAGCGAGCATcgtaccaaacaacatcaataacaataATCTCCTAAACAACAACAAACGCAGAAGAGAAATTTGCGATGCACTCGCCAAATCTTCCCAAAAAAGGAGTAAAAAGCCATCCTGA